A window of Aeromicrobium sp. A1-2 contains these coding sequences:
- a CDS encoding DinB family protein, whose amino-acid sequence MNIEPDSKDWTWVLDATCPECGLVAADVPPGEIAGRVRESLPRWSGVLSRADARVRPHPSTWSPAEYAGHVRDVHALFVERTQLMLDRDAPQFSDWDQSAQRRLAVRRGHARAVLPARRRRLT is encoded by the coding sequence GTGAACATCGAGCCCGACAGCAAGGACTGGACCTGGGTGCTCGACGCGACCTGCCCCGAGTGCGGACTTGTCGCCGCAGACGTCCCGCCGGGCGAGATTGCCGGGCGGGTGCGGGAGAGCCTGCCGCGCTGGTCCGGGGTCCTGTCCCGTGCCGATGCCCGCGTCCGTCCGCACCCGAGCACATGGTCCCCGGCGGAGTACGCCGGCCACGTGCGTGACGTCCACGCTCTGTTCGTCGAGCGCACGCAGCTGATGCTCGACAGAGACGCTCCGCAGTTCTCCGACTGGGACCAGTCAGCGCAGCGACGGCTCGCGGTTCGCCGCGGCCACGCTCGCGCAGTACTACCTGCACGGCGTCGGCGGCTGACATGA
- the fdhD gene encoding formate dehydrogenase accessory sulfurtransferase FdhD — MAGRLTRRTKVTRYAADGSATIREDALAVEEPLEIRVNGTSLSVTMRSPGDDFDLVAGFLVSEGVIWSADQLVSMRFCAGTDDDGLQTFNVIDAELSADTPPPDVSLERHVLTSSSCGICGTASIDAVHKAAHFGHLDDDSTWSHELLGLLPDRLREGQKVFDRTGGVHAAGLFDTSGNLVCLREDVGRHNAVDKVVGWALREGRLPLGGTTLQVSGRTSFELVQKAHMAGIPVLAAVSAPSSLAAEHAGSAGMTLLGFSRGGAFNAYTGTHRIS; from the coding sequence GTGGCTGGTCGACTCACCCGGCGCACCAAGGTCACCCGCTACGCCGCTGACGGTTCCGCGACGATCCGTGAAGACGCGCTGGCAGTCGAGGAGCCGCTCGAGATCAGGGTCAACGGCACCTCGCTGTCGGTCACGATGCGCTCGCCGGGCGATGACTTCGACCTGGTCGCGGGGTTCTTGGTTTCCGAGGGGGTGATCTGGTCGGCCGATCAACTGGTCTCGATGCGGTTCTGTGCCGGCACCGACGACGACGGGTTGCAGACCTTCAACGTCATCGATGCCGAGCTGAGCGCGGACACGCCGCCACCGGACGTGTCGCTCGAGCGGCACGTGTTGACCTCGAGCTCGTGCGGCATCTGCGGCACTGCCTCGATCGATGCGGTGCACAAGGCCGCCCACTTCGGTCACCTCGACGACGACTCGACGTGGAGTCACGAGCTGCTCGGCTTGCTGCCGGACCGTCTCCGCGAGGGCCAGAAGGTGTTCGACCGCACCGGCGGCGTGCATGCGGCGGGTCTGTTCGACACCTCCGGCAATCTCGTGTGCCTCCGCGAGGACGTCGGCCGGCACAACGCGGTCGACAAGGTCGTCGGCTGGGCGCTGCGCGAAGGTCGGCTGCCGCTGGGAGGCACGACGTTGCAGGTCTCGGGGCGCACCTCGTTCGAGCTCGTCCAGAAGGCGCACATGGCTGGCATCCCGGTCCTTGCCGCGGTCTCGGCCCCGTCCTCGCTCGCTGCCGAGCATGCCGGCTCGGCCGGCATGACGTTGTTGGGCTTCAGCCGCGGCGGGGCGTTCAACGCGTACACCGGCACGCACCGCATCTCCTGA
- the trmB gene encoding tRNA (guanosine(46)-N7)-methyltransferase TrmB, giving the protein MEAPTYRTEPVSFARRGGRLSDRQQAAWDALAEKHVLDVPRLGTNTSVDPAYVLDTRAAFGRSAPLVVEIGSGRGEALVHAAAEQPEVDFLALEVYVPGVAQTLVTMRHRGVTNVRLLVVNAAEALTTMLPPASVHELRVWSPDPWHKKRHNKRRLVTASFAELAARVLEPGGAWRLATDWEEYAEQIRSVVDASPDFDGGEWSPRFEGRPLTRFENKGLSVGRTIRDVEAIRRSA; this is encoded by the coding sequence GTGGAAGCCCCGACATACCGGACCGAGCCGGTCTCCTTCGCCCGCCGCGGCGGGCGACTCAGCGACCGCCAACAGGCCGCATGGGACGCACTAGCCGAGAAACACGTCCTGGATGTCCCACGGCTCGGGACCAACACCTCGGTCGACCCCGCCTACGTCCTCGACACCCGGGCAGCGTTCGGACGCAGCGCACCCCTGGTGGTGGAGATCGGCAGTGGCCGCGGCGAGGCGCTGGTGCATGCCGCCGCAGAGCAGCCGGAGGTCGACTTCCTGGCCCTCGAGGTCTACGTGCCGGGCGTCGCACAGACCCTCGTGACGATGCGGCACCGCGGCGTCACGAACGTGCGCCTGCTCGTCGTGAACGCCGCCGAGGCCCTCACCACGATGCTGCCGCCGGCGTCCGTCCACGAGCTACGGGTGTGGTCCCCCGATCCGTGGCACAAGAAGCGCCACAACAAGCGCCGGCTCGTGACGGCCTCCTTCGCCGAGCTGGCCGCACGGGTCCTCGAGCCCGGCGGCGCATGGCGGCTGGCGACCGACTGGGAGGAGTACGCCGAGCAGATCCGCTCGGTCGTCGACGCCTCGCCGGACTTCGACGGAGGCGAGTGGTCACCGCGTTTCGAAGGTCGCCCGCTGACCCGGTTCGAGAACAAAGGCCTGAGCGTTGGTCGGACGATTCGCGACGTCGAAGCCATCCGCCGGTCCGCCTAG
- a CDS encoding DUF6457 domain-containing protein, with translation MAEISLEDWMATVAAELGINELDLDPELVLDLAAVAAHAVIRPAAPLTTFVAGLAAGLAGGSEADLRDAIDAATALCERVGEGS, from the coding sequence ATGGCTGAGATCTCCCTCGAGGACTGGATGGCGACTGTTGCCGCCGAGCTCGGCATCAACGAGCTCGACCTCGATCCCGAGCTGGTCCTCGACCTGGCGGCCGTGGCGGCGCACGCGGTCATCCGCCCGGCGGCCCCGCTGACGACGTTCGTGGCGGGCCTGGCGGCAGGCCTGGCGGGTGGGTCCGAGGCGGACCTGCGCGACGCGATCGACGCTGCGACCGCGTTGTGCGAACGGGTCGGGGAGGGGTCCTGA
- a CDS encoding DUF3052 family protein, with protein sequence MIETSNAEKLHISDGFVVWVVGATVEETSLLDPLPEGAVTIEVRDEERPESVDAAIMVTDNRTALADDFDEVLPQLGSIPVVWIAYPLHGHSDLDEETLQSLLSEYGWEAIESIALDETWAAMRIQQS encoded by the coding sequence ATGATCGAGACCAGCAACGCCGAGAAGCTCCACATCTCCGACGGATTCGTCGTCTGGGTCGTCGGCGCCACGGTCGAGGAGACCTCGCTGCTGGATCCGTTGCCCGAAGGGGCCGTCACGATCGAGGTCCGCGACGAGGAGCGGCCCGAGAGCGTCGATGCCGCGATCATGGTCACCGACAACCGCACGGCGCTGGCCGACGACTTCGACGAGGTGCTCCCCCAGCTGGGCTCGATCCCGGTCGTCTGGATCGCCTACCCGCTGCACGGCCACTCCGACCTCGACGAGGAGACCCTGCAGTCGCTGCTGTCGGAGTACGGCTGGGAGGCCATCGAGAGCATCGCCCTCGACGAGACCTGGGCCGCGATGCGGATCCAGCAGTCCTGA
- a CDS encoding molybdenum cofactor guanylyltransferase, which produces MTWDAIVLAGGRGSRLGGVDKATLEIAGETLLARTLRAVAGADRVIVVGDARAPGAIVVQEEPRFAGPAAAIGAGLGKVRAPYVLVVACDQPFLGDVVETLVGAAADDGVVAIDQDGRRQYLMSVLDTAALRAAIAAQPTLTDLSVRALLAPLTLVEIAVPAGAALDIDTWHDRDKALEQGGHDG; this is translated from the coding sequence ATGACGTGGGACGCGATCGTGCTGGCCGGCGGGCGAGGTTCGCGCCTGGGCGGGGTCGACAAGGCGACGTTGGAGATCGCGGGGGAGACGCTGTTGGCCCGTACTCTGCGGGCGGTTGCCGGCGCCGACCGGGTCATCGTCGTGGGAGACGCTCGGGCGCCCGGTGCGATCGTCGTGCAGGAGGAGCCCCGATTCGCCGGCCCGGCTGCGGCGATCGGAGCGGGACTGGGCAAGGTGCGCGCGCCGTACGTCCTGGTCGTCGCGTGCGACCAGCCCTTCCTGGGCGATGTGGTCGAGACCCTGGTCGGCGCGGCTGCGGATGACGGCGTCGTCGCGATCGACCAGGACGGACGAAGGCAATACCTGATGAGCGTGCTCGACACGGCTGCACTGCGCGCGGCGATCGCCGCGCAGCCGACCCTGACCGACCTGTCAGTCCGCGCGCTGCTGGCGCCGCTGACGCTGGTCGAGATCGCGGTGCCCGCTGGAGCGGCGCTCGACATCGACACGTGGCACGATCGTGACAAGGCGCTCGAGCAAGGAGGACACGATGGCTGA